In a single window of the Pseudomonas entomophila genome:
- the aceK gene encoding bifunctional isocitrate dehydrogenase kinase/phosphatase has translation MTQPWPAAEIARVILDGFDDYREHFRRITLGARERFEQARWQDIQRAAAARINLYEEKVAEANSWLRKGFEAHTLLDVEQWPLVKNAYIRLIDPRLDDELSETWYNSLFCSLFSHDQISDGCMFIHTTRPSMRSHERAAQTRTYGLADGLKGLLRAIFADYAFDVPYGDLESDLSRLEEQLRECLPDWVCKDPQLNVELFTPVLYRNKGAYLVGRLYTPDEQWPLVIPLLHREGHGIEADALITDEAEVSIIFSFTRSYFMVDVPVPGEFVNFLKRILPGKHIAELYTSIGFYKHGKSEFYRALINHLAGSDDRFVMAPGVRGMVMSVFTLPGFNTVFKIIKDRFSPSKTVDRATVIEKYRLVKSVDRVGRMADTQEFADFRFPQGKFDPECLAELLEVAPSTVSLEGDTVLIRHCWTERRMTPLNLYLEHASEGQVLEALEDYGLAIKQLAAANIFPGDMLLKNFGVTRHGRVVFYDYDEISFLTEVNFRHIPPPRYPEDEMSGEPWYSIGPHDVFPEEFPPFLFADIGQRRLFSRLHGELYDADYWKGLQEAIRAGKVIDVFPYRRRGR, from the coding sequence ATGACCCAACCCTGGCCCGCCGCCGAGATCGCCCGCGTGATCCTCGACGGTTTCGACGACTACCGCGAGCATTTCCGCCGCATCACCCTCGGTGCCCGCGAGCGCTTCGAGCAGGCGCGCTGGCAGGACATCCAGCGCGCGGCGGCGGCGCGCATCAACCTGTACGAAGAGAAGGTCGCCGAGGCCAACAGCTGGCTGCGCAAAGGGTTCGAGGCGCACACGCTGCTGGACGTCGAGCAGTGGCCGCTGGTCAAGAACGCCTATATCCGCCTGATCGACCCGCGCCTGGACGACGAGTTGTCGGAAACCTGGTACAACTCGTTGTTCTGCAGCCTGTTCAGCCATGACCAGATCAGCGACGGCTGCATGTTCATCCACACCACCCGGCCTTCGATGCGCAGCCACGAGCGCGCGGCGCAGACGCGCACCTATGGGCTGGCGGACGGGCTCAAGGGGTTGTTGCGGGCGATCTTCGCCGACTACGCGTTCGATGTGCCCTATGGCGACCTGGAATCCGACCTGTCGCGCCTTGAAGAGCAGCTGCGCGAGTGCCTGCCCGACTGGGTCTGCAAGGATCCGCAGCTCAACGTCGAGCTGTTCACCCCGGTGCTTTACCGCAACAAGGGTGCCTACCTGGTCGGCCGTCTGTACACCCCCGACGAACAGTGGCCGCTGGTAATCCCGCTGCTGCACCGCGAAGGGCACGGGATAGAGGCGGACGCGCTGATCACCGACGAAGCCGAAGTGTCGATCATCTTCTCCTTCACCCGCTCGTACTTCATGGTCGACGTGCCGGTGCCGGGCGAGTTCGTCAATTTCCTCAAGCGCATCCTGCCGGGCAAGCACATCGCCGAGCTGTACACCTCGATCGGCTTCTACAAGCACGGCAAGTCGGAGTTCTACCGTGCCCTGATCAACCACCTGGCCGGCAGCGACGACCGCTTCGTCATGGCCCCGGGGGTGCGTGGCATGGTCATGAGCGTGTTCACCCTGCCGGGCTTCAACACTGTGTTCAAGATCATCAAGGACCGCTTCTCACCGTCGAAGACCGTCGACCGCGCCACGGTGATCGAGAAGTACCGCCTGGTGAAGAGCGTCGACCGTGTCGGGCGCATGGCCGATACCCAGGAGTTCGCCGATTTTCGCTTCCCGCAGGGCAAGTTCGACCCCGAGTGCCTGGCCGAGCTGCTGGAGGTGGCGCCCTCCACCGTGAGCCTGGAAGGCGATACAGTGCTGATCCGCCACTGCTGGACCGAACGGCGCATGACCCCGCTCAACCTGTATCTGGAGCATGCCAGCGAGGGCCAGGTGCTGGAGGCGCTGGAGGACTACGGGCTGGCCATCAAGCAGCTGGCGGCGGCGAACATCTTCCCGGGTGACATGCTGCTGAAGAATTTCGGCGTCACCCGCCATGGCCGGGTTGTTTTCTACGACTACGACGAGATCAGTTTCCTCACCGAGGTCAACTTCCGGCATATCCCGCCGCCGCGCTACCCGGAGGATGAGATGTCCGGGGAGCCGTGGTATTCGATTGGGCCGCACGATGTGTTTCCCGAGGAGTTCCCGCCATTTCTGTTCGCCGATATCGGCCAGCGGCGCTTGTTCAGCCGTTTGCACGGGGAGTTGTATGACGCTGACTACTGGAAGGGGTTGCAGGAGGCGATCCGGGCGGGGAAGGTGATCGATGTGTTTCCGTATCGGCGCAGGGGGCGCTGA
- a CDS encoding DMT family transporter produces the protein MSPTALARLLTLAAVWGASFLFMRIIAPELGTVPTAFFRVSIACLGLVAILAAARVRWDFNGKLGACLVLGMINSGIPATFYSVAAQVLPAGYSAIFNATTPLMGVLIGALFFREAMTLPKLCGIFLGLFGVGILSGAGPVALDMALVQGALACLAATTCYGFAGFLARRWVAGLDSRLSALGSMLGATLLLSPLFAWSALTQPPASWGGWEVWLSLLGLGLLCTAFAYILYFRLLAEIGPVKASTVTFLIPVFGVLWGAWLLDEPLSMAHLYGGVLIGAALWLVLKPARA, from the coding sequence GTGAGCCCTACCGCCCTTGCCCGCCTGCTGACCCTCGCTGCCGTCTGGGGGGCGAGTTTCCTGTTCATGCGCATCATCGCCCCCGAGCTCGGCACAGTGCCGACGGCGTTCTTCCGGGTGTCCATCGCCTGCCTGGGCCTGGTGGCGATTCTTGCCGCGGCACGGGTGCGCTGGGACTTCAACGGCAAGCTGGGGGCCTGCCTGGTGTTGGGGATGATCAACTCCGGGATTCCGGCGACCTTCTATTCGGTGGCCGCACAGGTGCTGCCGGCCGGTTACTCGGCGATCTTCAACGCCACCACGCCGTTGATGGGGGTGCTGATCGGGGCCTTGTTCTTCCGCGAGGCCATGACCCTGCCCAAGCTGTGCGGGATCTTCCTCGGCCTGTTCGGTGTCGGCATCCTCAGCGGTGCAGGCCCGGTGGCGCTGGACATGGCCCTGGTGCAGGGCGCCTTGGCGTGCCTGGCGGCGACCACCTGCTATGGGTTCGCGGGCTTTCTCGCGCGGCGCTGGGTCGCCGGGCTGGACAGCCGGCTGTCGGCGCTGGGCAGCATGCTGGGGGCCACACTGTTGCTCAGCCCGCTGTTCGCCTGGAGCGCACTGACCCAACCACCGGCCAGCTGGGGTGGTTGGGAGGTGTGGTTGTCGCTACTGGGCCTGGGGCTGCTGTGCACCGCCTTCGCCTACATCCTGTACTTCCGCCTGCTGGCCGAGATCGGGCCGGTCAAGGCCAGTACCGTGACCTTCCTGATTCCGGTGTTCGGGGTGCTATGGGGGGCGTGGCTGCTGGATGAGCCACTGTCGATGGCGCATCTGTATGGTGGGGTGTTGATTGGCGCGGCGCTCTGGCTGGTGTTGAAACCTGCCAGAGCGTGA
- a CDS encoding DMT family transporter has protein sequence MSVLSKASVASAATTSLFVLLWSSGAIVSKLGLAQASPFAFLLLRSALALCGLLLISPLLGLRWPRSRGAILRALGTGGVLLGAYQIFYLLALNTHVTPGVMATVMGVQPILTVVLMERQRSFSRLFGLALGLAGLVMVVYQGINLGGVSLAGMLFALLALASMTLGSILQKRITDNPMGTLPLQYLAGFALCAVFAPFQALHVEWNMHFIGALLWMGLVVSLLATLLLYRLIARGNLVNVTSLFYLVPAVTAVMDFIIFGNRLALLSLLGMGLIVVGLLFVFRKPALRAAEA, from the coding sequence ATGTCTGTCTTATCCAAAGCATCCGTGGCCTCGGCGGCCACCACCAGCCTGTTCGTCCTGCTGTGGAGCAGCGGGGCGATCGTCTCCAAACTTGGCCTGGCCCAGGCCAGCCCGTTTGCCTTCCTGCTGTTGCGCTCGGCGCTGGCGCTGTGCGGCCTGCTGCTGATCAGCCCGCTGCTCGGGTTGCGCTGGCCGCGCAGCCGTGGCGCGATCCTGCGGGCCCTGGGCACGGGGGGCGTGCTGCTCGGCGCCTACCAGATCTTCTACCTGCTGGCGTTGAACACTCACGTCACCCCTGGCGTCATGGCCACGGTGATGGGCGTGCAGCCGATCCTCACCGTGGTCCTGATGGAGCGCCAGCGTTCCTTCAGCCGCTTGTTCGGCCTGGCGCTTGGGCTGGCCGGGTTGGTGATGGTGGTCTATCAGGGCATCAACTTGGGCGGGGTTTCGCTCGCCGGCATGTTGTTCGCCCTGCTCGCGCTGGCCAGCATGACCCTGGGCTCGATCCTGCAAAAGCGCATCACCGACAACCCCATGGGGACCTTGCCGTTGCAGTATCTGGCCGGGTTTGCCCTGTGCGCGGTGTTCGCGCCGTTCCAGGCGTTGCACGTCGAATGGAACATGCACTTCATCGGCGCCCTGTTGTGGATGGGGCTGGTGGTATCGCTGCTGGCGACCCTGTTGTTGTACCGGCTGATCGCCAGGGGCAACCTGGTCAACGTCACCAGCCTGTTCTACCTGGTGCCGGCGGTGACCGCAGTGATGGACTTCATCATCTTCGGTAACCGCCTGGCGCTGTTGAGCCTGCTGGGGATGGGGCTGATCGTGGTCGGGCTGTTGTTCGTGTTCCGCAAGCCGGCGTTGCGCGCAGCCGAGGCGTAA
- a CDS encoding aspartyl/asparaginyl beta-hydroxylase domain-containing protein, with the protein MTLSFVAKAGALLVFFGSVLFVHLRGKARLPVLRQFVNHSALFAPYNSLMYLFSGVPSKPYLDRQRFPELDVLKDNWEVIREEAMRLFDEGYIRAAEKDNDAGFGSFFKKGWKRFYLKWYDKPLPSAEALCPKTVELVSGIPNVKGAMFALLPGGSHLNPHRDPFAGSLRYHLGLSTPNSDNCRIYVDGQPYAWRDGEDVMFDETFVHWVKNETEVTRVILFCDVERPLNSPLMTRINRKVSAFLGRATAPQNTDDERVGGINQAYAWSKRFSNVISTRVKQFKRANPKAYRVLRPVLAVVVAYALYRWLF; encoded by the coding sequence ATGACCTTATCCTTCGTCGCCAAGGCAGGTGCCCTGCTGGTGTTCTTCGGCAGTGTGCTGTTCGTGCACCTGCGCGGCAAGGCGCGCCTGCCGGTGCTGCGCCAGTTCGTCAACCATTCGGCGTTGTTCGCCCCCTACAACAGCCTGATGTACCTGTTCTCCGGCGTGCCCTCCAAACCCTACCTGGACCGCCAGCGCTTCCCGGAGCTGGACGTGCTCAAGGATAACTGGGAGGTGATCCGCGAGGAGGCCATGCGCCTGTTCGACGAGGGTTACATCCGCGCCGCGGAGAAAGACAACGACGCCGGCTTCGGCTCCTTCTTCAAGAAGGGCTGGAAGCGTTTCTACCTGAAGTGGTACGACAAGCCGCTGCCGTCGGCGGAGGCGCTCTGCCCCAAGACCGTCGAACTGGTCAGCGGCATCCCCAACGTCAAGGGCGCGATGTTCGCCCTGTTGCCCGGCGGCAGCCATCTGAACCCGCACCGCGACCCGTTCGCAGGCTCGCTGCGTTACCATCTGGGGCTGTCCACCCCCAACTCGGACAATTGCCGCATCTACGTCGACGGCCAGCCGTACGCCTGGCGTGACGGCGAGGACGTGATGTTCGACGAGACCTTCGTGCACTGGGTCAAGAACGAGACCGAGGTCACCCGCGTGATTCTGTTCTGCGACGTCGAGCGCCCGCTCAACAGCCCGCTGATGACCCGCATCAACCGCAAGGTCAGTGCCTTCCTCGGCCGCGCCACCGCGCCACAGAACACCGATGACGAACGCGTCGGCGGGATCAACCAGGCCTATGCCTGGAGCAAGCGCTTCAGCAATGTCATCAGCACTCGCGTCAAGCAGTTCAAGCGCGCCAACCCCAAGGCCTACCGCGTGCTGCGGCCGGTGTTGGCGGTGGTGGTCGCCTACGCGCTGTACCGCTGGTTGTTCTGA
- the cysK gene encoding cysteine synthase A, translating into MSRIYADNAHSIGNTPLVQINRIAPRGVTILAKIEGRNPGYSVKCRIGASMIWDAESSGKLKPGMTIVEPTSGNTGIGLAFVAAARGYRLVLTMPDSMSLERRKVLKALGAELVLTDKAKGMKGAIEKANEIVASNPAQHFLPGQFDNPANPAIHEKTTGPEIWNDTDGAVDVLVAGVGTGGTITGVSRYIKHTQGKSILSVAVEPVNSPLISQTLAGEELKPTPHKIQGIGAGFVPKNLDLSIVDQVETVTEEESKTMAIRLMQEEGILCGISCGAAMAAAVRLAEKPEMQGKTIVVILPDSGERYLSSMLFSDLFTEQENQQ; encoded by the coding sequence ATGAGCCGCATCTACGCCGACAACGCCCACTCCATCGGCAACACGCCGCTGGTGCAGATCAACCGCATCGCCCCGCGTGGGGTGACCATCCTGGCCAAGATCGAGGGGCGCAACCCGGGGTATTCGGTGAAGTGCCGGATCGGCGCCAGCATGATCTGGGACGCCGAGAGCAGCGGCAAGCTCAAGCCGGGCATGACCATCGTCGAGCCCACCTCGGGTAACACCGGCATCGGCCTGGCCTTCGTCGCCGCCGCCCGTGGCTACCGGCTGGTGCTGACCATGCCGGACTCGATGAGCCTGGAGCGCCGCAAGGTATTGAAAGCGCTGGGCGCCGAGCTGGTGCTGACGGACAAGGCCAAGGGCATGAAGGGCGCGATCGAGAAGGCCAACGAGATCGTCGCCTCGAATCCTGCCCAGCACTTCCTGCCCGGCCAGTTCGACAACCCGGCCAACCCCGCCATCCACGAAAAGACCACCGGCCCGGAAATCTGGAACGACACCGATGGCGCGGTCGATGTGCTGGTGGCCGGTGTCGGCACCGGCGGTACCATCACCGGGGTGTCGCGCTACATCAAGCACACCCAGGGCAAGTCGATCCTGTCGGTGGCGGTGGAGCCGGTGAACTCGCCGCTGATCAGCCAGACCCTGGCCGGCGAAGAGCTCAAGCCCACCCCGCACAAGATCCAGGGCATCGGCGCCGGTTTCGTGCCGAAGAACCTCGACCTGTCGATCGTCGACCAGGTCGAGACCGTCACCGAGGAAGAATCCAAGACCATGGCCATCCGCCTGATGCAGGAGGAGGGCATCCTCTGCGGCATCTCCTGCGGCGCGGCCATGGCGGCGGCGGTGCGCCTGGCCGAGAAGCCCGAGATGCAGGGCAAGACCATCGTGGTGATCCTGCCGGACTCGGGCGAGCGCTACTTGTCGAGCATGCTGTTCAGCGACCTGTTCACCGAACAGGAAAACCAGCAATAG
- a CDS encoding AAA family ATPase, giving the protein MKFEGTRDYVATDDLKLAVNAAITLERPLLVKGEPGTGKTMLAEQLAASFGARLITWHIKSTTKAHQGLYEYDAVSRLRDSQLGVDKVHDVRNYLKKGKLWEAFEADERVILLIDEIDKADIEFPNDLLQELDKMEFYVYEIDETIKAKQRPIIIITSNNEKELPDAFLRRCFFHYIAFPDRATLQQIVDVHYPNISQSLVSEALDVFFDVRKVPGLKKKPSTSELVDWLKLLMADNIGEAVLRERDPTKAIPPLAGALVKNEQDVQLLERLAFMSRRGNR; this is encoded by the coding sequence ATGAAGTTCGAAGGCACCCGCGACTACGTCGCCACAGACGACCTGAAGCTGGCGGTCAACGCGGCCATCACCCTGGAGCGCCCGCTGCTGGTCAAGGGCGAGCCGGGCACCGGCAAGACGATGCTCGCCGAGCAGCTTGCCGCCTCCTTCGGTGCCCGCCTGATCACCTGGCACATCAAATCGACCACCAAGGCCCACCAGGGCCTGTACGAGTACGACGCGGTCAGCCGCCTGCGCGATTCGCAGTTGGGCGTGGACAAGGTCCACGATGTGCGCAACTACCTGAAGAAAGGCAAGCTGTGGGAGGCCTTCGAGGCCGACGAGCGGGTGATCCTGCTGATCGACGAGATCGACAAGGCCGACATCGAGTTCCCCAACGACCTGTTGCAGGAACTCGACAAGATGGAGTTCTACGTCTACGAGATCGATGAAACCATCAAAGCGAAGCAGCGCCCAATCATCATCATCACCTCCAACAACGAGAAAGAGCTGCCCGACGCCTTCCTGCGCCGCTGCTTCTTCCACTACATCGCCTTCCCCGACCGTGCCACGCTGCAGCAGATCGTCGACGTGCACTACCCGAACATCAGCCAGTCACTGGTCAGCGAGGCGCTGGACGTGTTCTTCGATGTACGCAAGGTACCGGGCCTGAAGAAAAAGCCCTCCACCTCCGAGCTGGTCGACTGGCTCAAGCTGCTGATGGCCGACAACATCGGCGAGGCGGTGCTGCGCGAACGCGACCCGACCAAGGCCATCCCACCGCTGGCCGGCGCCCTGGTCAAGAACGAGCAGGACGTGCAACTGCTCGAGCGCCTGGCCTTCATGAGCCGGCGCGGCAACCGCTGA
- a CDS encoding vWA domain-containing protein, giving the protein MLLNLFNEMRAAKVPVSVRELLDLHHALQKGVVFADMDAFYYLARAILVKDERHFDKFDRAFAAYFKGLENLDRHIEALIPDEWLRKEFERSLTDEERAQIQSLGGLDKLIEEFKKRLEEQKERHAGGNKWIGTGGTSPFGSGGFNPEGIRVGEAGKRQGKAVKVWDQREYKNLDDQVELGTRNIKLALRRLRKFAREGAAEELDIDGTIDHTARDAGLLNIQMRPERRNTVKLLLLFDIGGSMDAHVKVCEELFSACKTEFKHLEYYYFHNFIYESVWKNNMRRTSERFATFDLLHKYGDDYKVVFVGDAAMAPYEITQPGGSVEHWNEEAGYVWMQRFMEKFRKIIWINPYPKQAWDYTASTHLVRDLIEDRMFPLTLQGLEDGMRYLSK; this is encoded by the coding sequence ATGCTGCTCAACCTGTTCAATGAAATGCGCGCGGCCAAGGTGCCGGTGTCGGTGCGCGAGCTGCTCGACCTGCACCATGCCCTGCAAAAAGGCGTGGTGTTCGCCGACATGGACGCGTTCTACTACCTGGCCCGGGCCATCCTGGTGAAGGACGAGCGCCATTTCGACAAGTTCGACCGGGCGTTCGCCGCCTACTTCAAGGGCTTGGAGAACCTCGACCGGCATATCGAGGCTTTGATCCCCGACGAGTGGCTGCGCAAGGAGTTCGAACGCTCACTAACCGATGAGGAGCGCGCGCAGATCCAATCCCTGGGTGGCCTGGACAAGCTGATCGAGGAATTCAAGAAACGCCTCGAAGAGCAGAAGGAACGCCATGCCGGCGGCAACAAGTGGATCGGCACTGGCGGCACCAGCCCGTTCGGCTCGGGGGGCTTCAACCCCGAGGGCATTCGCGTCGGCGAGGCCGGCAAGCGCCAGGGCAAGGCCGTGAAGGTGTGGGACCAGCGCGAGTACAAGAACCTCGACGACCAGGTCGAGTTGGGCACGCGCAACATCAAGCTGGCGCTGCGCCGCCTGCGCAAGTTCGCCCGCGAAGGCGCTGCCGAAGAACTCGACATCGACGGCACCATCGACCACACCGCACGTGACGCGGGGCTACTGAACATCCAGATGCGCCCCGAGCGGCGCAACACGGTGAAACTGCTGTTGCTGTTCGACATCGGCGGCTCGATGGATGCCCACGTCAAGGTGTGCGAGGAGCTGTTCTCGGCCTGCAAGACCGAGTTCAAGCACCTGGAGTACTACTACTTCCACAACTTTATCTACGAGTCGGTGTGGAAGAACAACATGCGCCGCACCTCGGAGCGCTTCGCCACCTTCGACCTGCTGCACAAATACGGCGACGACTACAAGGTGGTGTTCGTTGGCGACGCGGCCATGGCGCCCTACGAGATCACCCAGCCGGGCGGTAGCGTCGAGCACTGGAACGAAGAAGCCGGGTACGTGTGGATGCAGCGCTTCATGGAGAAGTTCAGGAAGATCATCTGGATCAACCCGTACCCGAAGCAGGCCTGGGACTACACTGCCTCGACCCACCTGGTGCGGGACTTGATCGAGGACAGGATGTTTCCGTTGACCTTGCAGGGCTTGGAAGACGGGATGCGTTACCTGTCCAAGTAA
- a CDS encoding biotin-dependent carboxyltransferase family protein produces the protein MSQLRIEASTALCLLQDAGRFGVRHLGVTQGGALDWVAMRWANWLLDNALDSAVVEVALGGFTVVAEQECVLALAGADLDARIDDQPLAPWRSFRLGKGQCLSLRQPRHGVRAYLAAPGGFQGEAVLGSCATVVREELGGIDGQGRALAKGQVLAFGAALPALREVPEALRPVFAGKPLLDLVMGAQIGDFSGTSLFEAFNSDWTLDSRGDRMGIRLLGPQLVYQGAPMISEGIPLGAVQVPPDGQPIVLLNDRQTIGGYPRLGALTPLALARLAQCMPGATVRFRAVVQDEAWREQQRYLQHWR, from the coding sequence ATGAGTCAGCTGAGGATCGAGGCCAGCACGGCGCTGTGCCTATTGCAGGATGCCGGGCGTTTTGGTGTGCGGCACCTGGGCGTGACCCAGGGCGGGGCATTGGATTGGGTGGCAATGCGTTGGGCCAACTGGCTGCTCGACAATGCCCTGGACAGTGCCGTGGTCGAGGTTGCCCTGGGTGGTTTCACGGTAGTGGCCGAGCAGGAATGCGTGCTGGCGCTGGCCGGTGCTGATCTGGACGCACGCATCGATGACCAGCCGTTGGCGCCATGGCGCAGTTTCCGCCTGGGCAAGGGCCAATGCCTGAGCCTGCGCCAGCCACGGCACGGCGTGCGCGCCTACCTGGCGGCGCCGGGCGGCTTCCAGGGCGAGGCAGTGCTGGGCAGTTGTGCAACGGTGGTACGTGAAGAACTGGGTGGTATCGATGGGCAGGGCAGGGCGTTGGCCAAGGGGCAGGTGCTGGCCTTCGGAGCAGCTTTGCCAGCGCTGCGGGAAGTGCCGGAAGCGCTGCGCCCGGTGTTTGCCGGCAAGCCGTTGCTGGACCTGGTGATGGGTGCGCAGATCGGCGACTTCAGTGGTACCAGCCTGTTCGAGGCGTTCAACAGCGACTGGACGCTGGACAGCCGTGGCGACCGCATGGGCATTCGCCTGCTCGGGCCGCAGCTGGTGTACCAGGGCGCGCCGATGATCTCCGAGGGTATCCCGCTGGGGGCTGTGCAGGTGCCGCCTGATGGGCAGCCGATAGTACTGCTCAATGACCGCCAGACCATTGGTGGTTATCCACGGCTGGGAGCATTGACGCCGTTGGCCCTGGCGCGGCTGGCGCAGTGCATGCCGGGGGCGACGGTGCGTTTCAGGGCGGTGGTGCAGGATGAGGCGTGGCGGGAGCAGCAGCGTTATCTGCAACATTGGCGGTGA
- the pxpB gene encoding 5-oxoprolinase subunit PxpB, giving the protein MRARLEVVGIDSLMVRLFDTIDEANMPWILAASQRLRALFGERLIDLVPSYTTLMVQFELAPSEARQLILQALEGLQPNAGDSGHRHEIPVWYHASVGPELPVLAAREGMSEAEVVRLHSGRDYPVFALGFAPGFGFMGLVDERLATPRLSTPRKRVAAGSVGIAERQTAAYPAVSPGGWNLIGRTPVRLFDRKGHSLLQPGDRVRFVPVEHAQFINLGGDDSPLEAQA; this is encoded by the coding sequence ATGAGGGCACGCCTCGAAGTGGTCGGCATCGACAGCTTGATGGTGCGGTTGTTCGACACCATCGACGAAGCCAACATGCCGTGGATCCTTGCCGCCAGCCAGCGCCTGCGGGCGTTGTTCGGCGAGCGCTTGATCGACCTGGTGCCGTCCTACACCACATTGATGGTGCAGTTCGAGCTGGCGCCGAGTGAGGCGCGCCAATTGATCTTGCAAGCGCTTGAGGGTTTGCAACCGAATGCTGGCGATAGTGGGCACCGGCATGAGATCCCGGTGTGGTACCACGCCAGTGTCGGTCCCGAACTGCCGGTGCTGGCAGCCCGTGAAGGCATGAGTGAAGCAGAGGTAGTACGCCTGCACAGTGGGCGTGACTACCCTGTTTTCGCATTGGGCTTCGCACCCGGTTTCGGTTTCATGGGCCTGGTCGACGAACGCCTGGCCACGCCGCGCCTGAGCACCCCACGCAAGCGTGTGGCGGCGGGCAGCGTTGGTATTGCCGAGCGCCAGACCGCAGCCTACCCGGCTGTGTCGCCGGGTGGCTGGAACCTGATCGGCCGCACCCCGGTGCGCCTGTTCGACAGGAAGGGGCACAGCCTGTTGCAGCCAGGCGACCGGGTACGTTTCGTGCCGGTCGAGCATGCGCAGTTCATCAACCTGGGCGGTGACGATAGCCCGCTGGAGGCCCAGGCATGA
- a CDS encoding 5-oxoprolinase subunit PxpA, whose translation MNIDTGVRQVKRLLLNCDMGESFGSWRMGLDAEVMPYIDCANIACGYHAGDPGTMRRTVALALEHGVTIGAHPAYPDLVGFGRRSMACSNDEVRDLLHYQIGALDGICKVLGGRVAYVKPHGALYNDMMADPQKLRAVLEAVAAYDASLPLMLMATADDRAAQALGDEIGVPLWFEAFADRAYTASGHLVSRRLPGAVHHDPAVVVEQAVRLARGEALVADDGSAVRLQASTLCVHGDNDSSVAAVRQIRQALDALEQP comes from the coding sequence ATGAACATCGATACGGGAGTCCGCCAGGTGAAACGCCTGCTACTCAATTGCGACATGGGTGAAAGCTTCGGCAGCTGGCGCATGGGCCTGGATGCCGAGGTGATGCCCTACATCGACTGCGCCAACATCGCCTGTGGCTACCATGCCGGCGATCCCGGCACCATGCGCCGCACCGTGGCCCTGGCGCTGGAGCACGGCGTGACCATCGGCGCTCACCCGGCCTACCCGGACCTGGTCGGCTTCGGGCGCCGCTCCATGGCGTGCAGCAATGACGAGGTCCGTGACCTGCTGCACTACCAGATCGGCGCGCTGGACGGCATCTGCAAGGTGCTTGGGGGGCGGGTGGCCTATGTCAAGCCTCATGGTGCGCTGTACAACGACATGATGGCCGACCCACAGAAGCTGCGTGCAGTGCTCGAAGCCGTGGCGGCCTACGATGCCAGCCTGCCGTTGATGCTGATGGCCACCGCCGATGACCGTGCGGCCCAGGCCCTCGGCGACGAGATTGGCGTACCGCTGTGGTTCGAAGCATTCGCCGACCGTGCCTACACCGCCAGCGGCCACCTGGTATCCCGGCGCCTGCCCGGCGCGGTGCATCACGATCCGGCAGTGGTGGTCGAGCAGGCCGTGCGCCTGGCCCGTGGCGAAGCGCTGGTGGCCGACGATGGCAGTGCGGTGCGCCTGCAGGCCAGCACCTTGTGTGTCCATGGTGACAACGACAGCTCCGTGGCCGCGGTACGCCAGATTCGCCAGGCGCTCGATGCATTGGAGCAGCCATGA